A genomic window from Vicinamibacteria bacterium includes:
- a CDS encoding uridine kinase: MNLARIDTRATLKDCERRIFSLRADLPAARSLLVAISGIDGSGKGYTSSLLAEYLRARALSVAVLNIDGWLNLPSVRFRTSRPHEHFYRNAIRFDEMFRNLVLPLRDRRSVRLEADFAEETASSYRRHLYAYEDVDVILLEGIYLLKREHRHHYDLSIWVECSFETALERAITRSQEGLTPAETVRAYRTIYFPAQALHFAVDGPRDAADLVVLNDAELD, from the coding sequence GTGAACCTAGCGCGAATCGATACCCGGGCTACTCTGAAAGACTGCGAGAGGCGCATCTTTTCGCTTCGCGCGGATCTACCTGCGGCGAGGAGCCTGCTCGTTGCGATTTCCGGAATCGATGGGTCAGGCAAAGGCTATACGAGCTCCTTGCTCGCCGAATATTTGCGAGCTCGAGCACTCAGCGTCGCCGTGCTGAACATCGACGGTTGGCTCAATCTCCCCTCCGTCCGCTTCCGCACCTCGAGACCTCACGAGCATTTCTACCGAAACGCCATCCGCTTCGACGAGATGTTTCGCAATCTCGTGCTTCCATTGCGGGATCGGAGGTCCGTTCGCCTCGAGGCCGACTTTGCCGAAGAGACGGCGAGCTCGTATCGACGACACCTATACGCTTACGAGGACGTCGACGTCATTCTGCTCGAAGGGATCTATCTGCTGAAACGCGAGCACCGGCATCACTACGACCTGTCCATCTGGGTGGAGTGCAGCTTCGAGACCGCCCTCGAACGTGCCATCACGCGCTCTCAGGAAGGACTGACCCCGGCCGAGACCGTGCGAGCCTATCGAACGATCTACTTCCCCGCGCAAGCGCTTCATTTCGCGGTGGACGGTCCTCGCGACGCGGCGGACCTCGTCGTGCTGAATGATGCCGAACTGGACTGA